From Verrucomicrobiota bacterium, a single genomic window includes:
- a CDS encoding Gfo/Idh/MocA family oxidoreductase yields the protein MKTTDRRQFLKQTGALVAGTAALGFANPARAAGANEKVVMGVIGPGGMGTNLLKSFAAQKDVEFAYVCDVDADRMAKAAKEVETTSGKAPKSVKDLRRILEDKSVDAVIIATPDHWHAPATILACAAGKHVYVEKPCCHNIREGRLMIEAARRNKRVVQTGTQSRSTEHVMKAMELLHNGAIGDILVSKAWNSQLRRSIGHAKPSDPPSNLDFDTWLGPAPVVSYQSNLLPGIWRWWYAFGTGDMGNDGVHDLDIARWGLGVETHPSTIAALGGKYFFDDDQQFPDTQYVVFKYHGDGQRKKQLIFEQRIWSPYVQEGHENGNAFYGTKGMLVLGKSGGWQLFGPRNEPREKMTGKPDGPAHHRNFLDCLKNDKRPNADVEIGHLSAALCHLGNIATRVGRTLHFNPVTEQIEGDEEANRLVHRTYRDGHWAVPKGV from the coding sequence ATGAAGACTACTGATCGCCGACAATTCCTGAAACAAACCGGCGCGCTCGTCGCCGGCACTGCCGCCCTCGGATTCGCCAATCCAGCCCGCGCTGCTGGTGCCAACGAGAAAGTCGTCATGGGCGTTATTGGGCCGGGCGGCATGGGCACGAACCTCTTGAAATCTTTCGCGGCTCAAAAGGATGTCGAGTTCGCCTATGTCTGCGACGTGGATGCCGACCGGATGGCCAAGGCCGCGAAGGAAGTCGAAACCACTTCTGGCAAAGCGCCAAAGTCCGTGAAGGATTTGCGCCGCATCCTGGAGGACAAATCCGTCGATGCTGTCATCATCGCGACTCCCGATCATTGGCACGCGCCGGCAACCATCCTGGCCTGCGCCGCCGGCAAGCATGTCTATGTGGAGAAACCGTGCTGCCACAACATTCGTGAGGGACGGTTGATGATCGAGGCCGCGCGACGCAACAAGCGCGTTGTGCAGACCGGCACGCAAAGCCGCAGCACTGAGCATGTGATGAAGGCGATGGAACTTCTGCACAATGGCGCGATTGGCGATATCCTCGTTTCCAAAGCCTGGAACAGCCAGCTTCGCCGCAGCATCGGCCATGCGAAACCCTCCGATCCGCCGTCGAACCTCGACTTTGATACGTGGCTCGGGCCGGCGCCGGTGGTGTCCTATCAATCCAACCTGCTCCCGGGTATCTGGCGTTGGTGGTACGCCTTCGGCACCGGCGACATGGGCAACGACGGCGTTCACGATCTCGACATCGCCCGCTGGGGATTGGGCGTCGAGACCCATCCTTCAACTATCGCCGCGCTGGGCGGGAAATATTTCTTCGATGACGACCAGCAATTCCCCGACACGCAATACGTCGTCTTCAAATACCACGGCGACGGCCAGCGCAAGAAGCAACTCATCTTCGAGCAGCGCATCTGGTCGCCTTACGTGCAGGAAGGTCACGAAAACGGAAACGCCTTTTACGGTACGAAAGGAATGTTGGTGCTCGGCAAAAGCGGCGGCTGGCAACTGTTCGGGCCGCGCAATGAACCTCGCGAAAAAATGACCGGAAAGCCCGACGGCCCGGCCCATCACCGTAACTTTCTGGATTGCCTGAAGAATGACAAGCGGCCCAACGCCGATGTCGAGATCGGGCACCTCTCCGCCGCCCTTTGTCATTTGGGCAACATCGCCACGCGCGTCGGTCGCACGCTCCATTTCAACCCCGTGACCGAGCAAATTGAAGGCGACGAAGAGGCGAATCGTCTCGTTCACCGGACGTATCGTGACGGACACTGGGCCGTGCCAAAGGGAGTTTGA
- a CDS encoding DJ-1/PfpI family protein codes for MKTSHLIRASALFSIALVWALTVGQSLAADDQKPEQPKPAATAQLEKVRTLGIVIFPGFELLDAYGPLEMWGNLKGKVKVVTVAREKGEITSSQGPKTVAEFGFKDCPPLDLILIPGGFGALDVLKDTETLDWLRERSAKAEITMSVCNGASVLAAASLLDGRPATTNKAFWSRATTPWPNVKWVKRARWVDDGRIVTSSGVSAGMDMTLHVVERLFGKKTADNLANGSEYEWHRDPSWDPYAELHGLVQGPK; via the coding sequence ATGAAAACCTCGCATCTCATCAGGGCATCGGCCCTATTCTCAATCGCCCTTGTTTGGGCGCTCACAGTCGGGCAATCGCTCGCGGCGGATGACCAAAAGCCGGAGCAACCGAAACCTGCCGCCACCGCCCAGTTGGAGAAAGTGCGTACGCTGGGTATCGTGATTTTTCCCGGGTTCGAATTGCTCGACGCTTATGGTCCGCTCGAAATGTGGGGCAACCTGAAGGGCAAGGTCAAAGTCGTCACCGTCGCCCGCGAGAAGGGCGAGATCACTTCATCCCAAGGACCAAAAACCGTCGCCGAGTTTGGGTTCAAAGATTGTCCGCCGCTCGATCTGATTCTTATCCCCGGCGGGTTCGGTGCGCTGGACGTCCTCAAAGATACCGAGACGCTGGATTGGCTCCGCGAGCGGTCCGCGAAGGCCGAGATCACCATGTCCGTCTGCAATGGCGCGTCAGTCCTCGCCGCCGCGAGCCTGCTGGATGGCCGCCCCGCGACAACGAACAAGGCCTTTTGGTCGCGCGCCACGACGCCCTGGCCGAACGTCAAGTGGGTCAAGCGCGCCCGCTGGGTGGATGACGGCAGGATTGTGACCTCCTCCGGCGTCTCGGCGGGGATGGACATGACGCTGCATGTCGTCGAACGCCTCTTCGGCAAAAAGACCGCCGATAACCTCGCCAATGGGAGCGAGTATGAGTGGCACCGCGATCCCTCCTGGGATCCTTATGCTGAGTTACACGGCCTCGTTCAGGGGCCAAAATGA
- a CDS encoding DUF559 domain-containing protein produces MNKGATPHLNPLPSEGRGGTRALPQPTSNTNGGARRIPSPSSGERVRVRGQRGQSGKHRTRTADARDFARHLRRESTDAEKRLWRLLRDRRFSEFKFRRQYPCGIYFLDFYCTLAKLAVELDGGGHGFPDQRARDEKRNQFLAEQGIKVLRFWNHQLRGELEAIRFEIWHALMERTGRHKEIAGYLPKPAPSPQPSPPMGERESQRRTSKIASPLSDSFSPHRRRRPG; encoded by the coding sequence ATGAACAAAGGCGCCACCCCTCACCTCAATCCTCTCCCCTCCGAGGGGAGAGGAGGAACGCGCGCCCTGCCGCAACCAACATCCAACACCAACGGTGGCGCGCGCCGAATTCCCTCTCCCTCATCGGGGGAGAGGGTCAGGGTGAGGGGGCAACGGGGGCAATCCGGCAAGCACCGCACTCGCACCGCCGACGCCCGCGACTTCGCCCGCCACCTACGTAGGGAATCCACCGATGCGGAAAAACGCCTGTGGCGATTGCTCCGCGACCGGCGCTTTTCTGAATTCAAGTTCCGCCGCCAATATCCCTGCGGTATCTACTTCCTCGACTTCTACTGCACGCTCGCCAAGTTGGCCGTCGAACTCGATGGCGGTGGACACGGTTTCCCTGACCAACGGGCGAGAGACGAGAAGCGAAATCAATTCCTTGCTGAGCAGGGTATCAAGGTGTTGCGCTTCTGGAATCACCAATTGCGCGGCGAACTGGAAGCCATCCGCTTTGAAATCTGGCACGCGTTGATGGAGCGGACGGGTCGCCACAAAGAAATCGCTGGTTACTTGCCCAAGCCTGCCCCCTCACCCCAACCCTCTCCCCCGATGGGGGAGAGGGAGTCGCAACGCCGCACGTCCAAAATTGCATCGCCCCTTTCGGACTCCTTCTCCCCCCACCGGAGGAGAAGGCCGGGATGA
- a CDS encoding type II toxin-antitoxin system RelE/ParE family toxin has product MNDIRLPDGIARVLFTTGARRMILLHGFIKKSQKPPQEELTLAKSRLRLLQ; this is encoded by the coding sequence ATGAACGACATCCGGCTGCCTGACGGGATTGCACGAGTGCTGTTCACCACCGGCGCACGGCGGATGATTCTGCTGCACGGCTTCATCAAGAAATCTCAAAAGCCGCCGCAGGAAGAATTGACATTGGCGAAATCTCGCCTGCGTCTGCTACAATAG